The genomic interval TCGTCTCACGCGGCCACCGGCCCGCGGGGCCGGGGTGGGCCTGCCTGAAGGAGGCGGCTCGGGAGCCGCATGCCGGGGAGCAGGGTCTGGAGGAACCGGGACGCCTCGCAGAGGCGCGCGATGTCCACGCCGGTCTTCACGCCCATCTCCTCGCAGAGGAAGCTCACGTCCCCTCCTCGCCAGGCGACCTCCCGGTCCTCTCCCCCGTATGGTACACCGGAAGGCTGCCGGGCGTGAAATTTTCGCACCCCCCGGCAATGGCATCGGGCGTATAAGGAGGGTGAGGGACGCGCCGGGGTGGGCGGGAGGTGAGGGTGGAGGCGAGCGACGAGGCTCTGCTGCGCCGGATCCAGGCGGGGGACGCCGGAGCCTTCGAGGCCCTCGTCCGGCGCCACCAGGACCGGATCTTCTCCGTGGCCTACCGGATCCTGGGCGATCCCGCCGACGCCGAAGAGGCCGCCTCCGCCGCCTTCCTCAAGGTGTTCCAGCGGGCAGCCACCTACGATTCCCGCTGGAAGGTCACCACGTGGCTCGGGCGGGTGGTGGCGAACTGCTGCGTGGACCACTATCGCCGGCGTCTCCGGCAGGGGCGAAGGCCCGAGCCCGCCCCCGGCAGATCCGACGGGCGCGGGTCGAGCCCGGAGGAGGAGTACGCCGGGGCCGAGCGGCGGCGGCTCCTGCAGGAGGCGCTGCTCGCCCTGCCCCTCGAGACCCGTCTCGTC from Candidatus Methylomirabilis sp. carries:
- a CDS encoding sigma-70 family RNA polymerase sigma factor, with the protein product MEASDEALLRRIQAGDAGAFEALVRRHQDRIFSVAYRILGDPADAEEAASAAFLKVFQRAATYDSRWKVTTWLGRVVANCCVDHYRRRLRQGRRPEPAPGRSDGRGSSPEEEYAGAERRRLLQEALLALPLETRLV